From a single Brassica napus cultivar Da-Ae chromosome C9, Da-Ae, whole genome shotgun sequence genomic region:
- the LOC106445687 gene encoding uncharacterized protein LOC106445687, producing MSLILSVFFFCSCYRKLVRKKVVIDKAKNTRGMTLPKLCPNVCKVVVVTREQELVLCRGDVTNLSPSRLTRMLQSLLECQVQPLKVYTAKTLLYTADFKTIVLRYCGSLRKVEETDEP from the exons ATGTCTCTCATTctctctgtgttttttttttgttcttgttacAGGAAGCTTGTTCGTAAGAAAGTGGTCATTGATAAGGCGAA AAATACAAGAGGGATGACTCTGCCAAAACTATGTCCCAACGTTTGCAAG GTGGTGGTCGTGACTCGTGAGCAAGAGCTGGTGTTGTGCAGAGGAGATGTCACGAACTTGTCTCCGTCTAGACTCACACGAATGTTGCAGTCTCTACTGGAATGCCAAGTGCAGCCTTTGAAG GTTTATACAGCTAAAACATTGCTCTATACGGCAGACTTTAAGACAATCGTGCTTAG ATACTGCGGAAGCTTGAGGAAAGTGGAAGAGACAGATGAACCTTGA